GCGGCGTGCCATCTGCCACGGAGACCTGGCCGGCGTGAATGGAACGGCCGATTCCCACGCCGCCGCCGTGGTGGATGGAGACCCAGGTGGCGCCGGATGCGGTGTTCAGCATGGCGTTCAGCAGCGGCCAGTCAGCGATGGCGTCGGAGCCGTCCTTCATGGACTCGGTCTCGCGGTAAGGTGAGGCCACGGAACCGGAGTCGAGGTGGTCGCGGCCGATCACAATCGGCGCGGAAACGCGGCCGTCGGCTACAAGCTGGTTGAACAGCACGCCGGCCTTGGCCCGGTCGCCATAGCCCAGCCAGGCGATGCGGGCCGGCAGGCCCTCAAACTCCACGTGCTCCTGGGCTGCGTTGATCCAGCGGTGTAGGTGGGCGTTGTCCGGGAACAGTTCCTTCAAGGCTTCGTCAGTGACCAGGATGTCCTCGGGATCGCCGGAGAGCGCAACCCAGCGAAACGGGCCCATGCCCTCGCAGAACAGTGGGCGGATGTAAGCCGGGACGAAGCCGGGGAAGTCAAAGGCGCGGCTGTAGCCACCCTTACGAGCCTCGTCCCGGATGGAGTTGCCGTAGTCAAAGACCTCGGCGCCGGCATCCTGGAATTCCACCATGGCCTGCACATGGCGGGCCATCGAGTTCTGCGCCTTCTTTGTGAAGCCCTCCTGGTCCGCTTCAGCCTCACTGGCCCACTGCTCCACAGAGAACTCAGTGGGCAGGTAGGACAGCGGGTCATGGGCGCTGGTCTGGTCTGTGACGATGTCCACCGTGAACTCACCTGCCCGGTGGCGGGCCAAGATGGCGGGAAAGAGCTCCGCAGCGTTGCCGACGACACCCACGGACACTGGCCGCTTTGACGCCTTGGCCTCAAGCACCCGGGCCAGGGCTGAGTCCAGGTCGGGGGCAACCTCGTCGAGGTAGCGCTTGCCTACCCGGCGCTGCAGGCGCTCCGCCGACACGTCGACGATCAGGCATGCGCCGCCGTTGAGCGTCACGGCTAGGGGCTGCGCCCCGCCCATGCCGCCGCAGCCGCCGGTCAGCGTGAATGTCCCGGCCAGCGTGCCGCCAAAGCGCTTCTCACCAATGGCGGCGAAGGTTTCAAAGGTGCCCTGCAGGATGCCCTGAGTGCCAATGTAAATCCAGGAACCGGCCGTCATCTGCCCGTACATCATTAGGCCCTCGGCCTCGAGCTTGCGGAACTCCGGCCACGTAGCCCAGTCCCCCACCAGGTTCGAGTTGGCCAGCAGCACCCGGGGCGCCCACACATTGGTGCGGAACACACCAACAGGCTTGCCGGACTGTACTAAGAGGGTCTCGTCGTCGTCCAAGGTCTTCAACGTGGCCACGATCGCGTCATACGCTTCCCAGGAACGGGCTGCCCGTCCGGTCCCGCCGTACACCACCAGGTCCTCTGGGCGCTCGGCAACCTCCGGGTCGAGGTTGTTCATGAGCATCCGCAACGGCGCCTCCGTCTGCCACGATTTGGCAGACAACGTGGTTCCGCGGTCTGCGCGAATGGAACGGGAAGGATCGTGCATCGTCGCCATGGTGTTTTCCTTTGTGTTCGTCGGTGTGGGGCCCGCAGGAAGGGTATCCGCAACGTGTCTGGCCGACCACAAAATCTCTTATCCCTTATCTAAGCCCAAGGAGCAGGTAATGTGCATGGGCGCACCCACAAACTTGTCTGTGATTCCAGACAGATGGACTTCTAGTGCAGCCCGGCGCCGGCCATGTATGACCCCATGGAATCATTGGCGAGGGCAGCAGCGATGGCCGAGATGGCGGCGTCGTCGCGCAAAACGATCGACTGGCCATCGGCACTGGTCCCGGTGCCCAGGGTTGGCAGGGTGAACGACTTCACATCCGAGCCGCGCACCCCACGCAGACTCAAGGCCAGTGCGGCCAGTGTTGGGGCCGTGAGATCCTGGTCAACCTTGACATAGGGTGAAACATCTTTGACCAGATTGGTGACCGTGATGGGGTTACCCAGGGTGGACGGGGTCAAAATGGTGTTCAAGACCGCTTTGAGGAAGATCTGCTGATCCTTGACCCGCTGGTAATCGCCGTCCACAAAGGCGTAGCGTTCGCGCACAAAACCCAGGGCCTGATCACCAGTCATCTTCTGCGGCCCCGCCGGGAAGGTGTAATTTCCATGGGTGGAGGTGAAGGGAATCGGGACGTTCACAGTGACCCCGCCCAGAACATCGGTGACGGCCTTGAAACCCTCAAAATCAACCACAGCCACATGATCGATCCTGCTATTGAACATGCCTTCCACCGTTTGCACCACCAAAGGCACTCCCCCGTACGCCATGGCTGCGTTGATCTTCGCCTCGCCATGTCCGGGGATGGTGACCCAGGTATCCCGCATGATCGAGATCATGTAGATGTTTTTGCGGTCCGCTGGAATATGGACCCACATCATGGTGTCCGAGCGCTGGTTTGAGGGCAGGCCCTGCTCGGCCAGATCCACGTCGTCGCTTCGACTGTCGCTGCCCAATAGCAAGATGTTCTCCGCGTTCGACGCCGGACCCTGCGTTGGCTTCACGGGCCGGGACACGTCGTTGGGGAAGGTCGTGGGGAGACGTTGCACATTGGCGTCGAAGTTGTGAGCCAGATTTGCCACAAACAGTCCGCTGACCACTGCCGCAATGACAAAAACGGCCAGCACGCTCCATAGCACGCCGCGGCCTATATTGCGTCTACGTCGTGCCGAACCAGGGGCACCATCACCTTCGCTCATAGTCGCAATAGTGCCACCACTTGTGCCCAATTTGCCCCGCCAGACTGGCGGATTGCAGCATTGTTGCAGCTCTGAGACCTAACTCATCGGCAACTCCCAGACTTGGGCAACGCGGCACCCTCTGCCCTGTTCAGCGGATAGGCTGGAAACATGCGTTTGAAATCTCTGTCCGGGCGGATTGCCGCTCCCTTGGCTGTTTGTGCCCTTGTGCTCTTGACCGGTTGCGCCCCGTCCGTGGAGGTGTCTGCGGCCGAGGACTCCAATAATCCTGCGTGCGCGCCGATGATGGTGGCGTTGCCCGACAGCCTCGCCGACGCACCCAAGCGGACCACCTCGAGCCAGGCCACGGCCGCCTGGGGAGATCCATCCCTGCTCATCTTGCGGTGCGGTGTGCCGGTTCCGGGGCCCACCACTGACAGCTGCGTGAGTGTCAACGGTGTCGACTGGGTCATGAAAGAGGGCGACCCGGCGTGGACACTAACCACCTATGGCCGCAATCCCGCGACGGAAATCATCTTTGACCCGAAGAAAATTGCCTCAAGTTCGGTCCTGCCCGAACTTGCCAATGCCGCCGCCAAGATCCCGGCGACCCGGGCCTGTGTCGGGACCGAGGACCTGGAGCTACCGGCTGGCAAATAGCCCATGGCGGGCCGGGCTAGCTTTTGAGCCCGAGCGTCCAGAGTGAGGTGACCTCCCGTGAGCGGGCGTCAAAGAACGGGTCGCTGCGGTCCATGGAGCGCGGGTGCCTGGCCGGCGTGTCCCGCTTGTCCAGCACCACCAACCCGGCCGCCTCAATCCAGTCCAACAGTTCCTCGCGGCTGCGCAGGCCCAGGTGTTCGGCCAGGTCTGAGATGATCAGCCAGCCCTCTCCCCCGGGTTCCAGGTGACCGGGCAGCCCGGCCAGGAACGCCTTGAGCATGCGGCTCTTGGGGTCGTAGACGGCATTGTCCAACAAGGTGTGCGGGGTGCCCGGCAACCAGGGCGGATTGCACACCACGATGGGCGCCCGACCGTCCGGGAACATGTCGGTCAGCGCCGGTTCAATCTGGCCCGCAAGGCCTAGGGAGGCGATGTTCTCTTGGGCGCAGGCGATGGCCCGGGGCTCACTGTCGGTCGCGATGACTTTTTGCACGCCACGTTTGGCCAGGATCGCCGCCAGCACGCCGGTGCCGGTGCCAATGTCAAAGGCCAGGTCCGTGGAGGGTAGGGGCGCCTGGGCCACCAGTTCCAGGTACTCGCTGCGGATGGGGGCAAAGGTTCCATAGTGCGGATGGATCTTAGCATCGAGGACGTCAACAAAGAGGCCGTTCCTGCGCCATTCATAGGCGCCGATGGCCCCGAGGACATCCTGCAGCGGGGTCACCTCCGGCCCATGAACTTCCCCTGCAGCACCAAGCCAAGCCTGTGAGATGTCCGGTGCACGGCGCAGGGCAACGCCGGGGCCCGGCTCCAGCGGGACGAGCAGCAGTCCCAGGATCCTGGCGCGCTGGGAGCGGGCCTGCCGGTAGCGGTAGAAAGCGTCCGCAACGTCCTCGCCGTCGCGCTTCTTGCCCGCCGGCGTACGCCGCGCCATGGCGGAAAGAAGCTGGCGGGCATTGTGATAGTCACCGTGCCACAGCATGGCCTTACCCTGGGCAGCGAGCCGGTAGGCGTCGTCGGCCGTCAGGGAGTCATCCACCAACACCACATTTTTCGGTGCCGGAGATCCGTTGATCGAACGCCACCTTGCACTGCGCTCTTCGCCGTCGTGTATCCACGAAATGGTGGGGGCAGCGCCTGAATCGGTGGCCATAGGGATGTGCTCCTGGTTTTTCATAAGTTGCTTGGCGCCAACTGGCCAAGAGCGAGTGTCCCGCTGTGAGATTGTGTAGTGGGAGTTTTTCGAAGATCAGCCACCCTCTAAGTTTAGCGGTGACGAACTCCGGCTTGCCCGCAGGTCAAATCCAATGGCGCAGTGAGGTGAGCTAGCTGTATTGCCCACGGGCATTGGGTACTGACTGGCTCGACCGCCGGCGTTAGCGCAGGCCAACCTTACGGGTCAGTGCCAGTTGCACAAGCTCGTCGATGAGGTCCCGGTAGGACAGCCCGGACGCGGCCCACATCTGCGGGTACATGGAGCTGGGCGTGAAACCGGGCATCGTATTGATTTCATTGATGATCAGGTCCCCGGCCGCGGTGTAGAAGAAGTCCACCCGGGACAGGCCCTCGGCCCCGACGGCGTCAAACGCGAGTGCTGCCTGTTCCCGGATTCGGGCGAGGTCTACTTCGGGCATGTCCGCCGGGCAGCTCAGCGTCACTGCGTCGCCGTGGACGTACTTGGCCTCAAAATCGTAAAACGCGTGATGGGTCCCATCCATCATGGTGACTTCGCCCGGCAGCGAGACGCGAGGGGCAGCGCTCCCCCGGCCCTCCAGGACGGCAATTTCAATTTCGCGGCCCACAATGCCAGCCTCAATGACCAGCTTGAGATCGTGCTCACGTGCCGCGGCAATCGCGGCATCCAGCCCGTCGACCGAATCAACCTTGGAGATGCCCATGGAGGATCCGGCGCGGGCAGGCTTCACAAACACGGGGAAGCCAAGAGCGGAAACCCGATCGCGCACACGCCCGGGATTGACGGTCCACTCTCGGTCGGTCACCGCAATGAACGGCCCCACAGCCAGTCCGGCCGCTTCAAAAACCACCTTCATGAAATGCTTGTCCATACCAATGGCCGACGCCAAAACACCCGCACCCACGTACCGGGTATCGCTTAGTTCCAGCATGCCCTGGATGGTGCCATCCTCGCCCCACGGTCCGTGCAACAGCGGGAAAACCACATCCACGACCCCCAATTCCTGCGGAACCTGGGCTGCTTCCTGCACCACCAGCTGGTGTCCACCACCAAGGTGTGCCAGCGAAACGCTCTGCCCCCCCGCCTTGACCTCCGGCAGTGCTCCGCCCGCCAACGACCACCCAGAAACCTCGTCCCCAGCCAAAACCCACTGGCCATTTTTCGCGATACCGATGGCGACGACGTCGTACTTTCCACGGTCGATGGCGCCCAACACGCCGGCGGCAGTGACACAACTGACGGCGTGCTCGCTGGAGCGCCCGCCAAACAAGATGGCGACACGAATGCGCGGTGTTGGGGCGGGGGAATCAGTAGTCACGCGTTAGTCGCCTTCGGATTTCAGTTGGCGGGCCAGTAGCAGCGGGCCCAGTTCATCGACAGTCAGTTTACCTTCAAGCACGCC
This region of Arthrobacter alpinus genomic DNA includes:
- the hutU gene encoding urocanate hydratase; translated protein: MATMHDPSRSIRADRGTTLSAKSWQTEAPLRMLMNNLDPEVAERPEDLVVYGGTGRAARSWEAYDAIVATLKTLDDDETLLVQSGKPVGVFRTNVWAPRVLLANSNLVGDWATWPEFRKLEAEGLMMYGQMTAGSWIYIGTQGILQGTFETFAAIGEKRFGGTLAGTFTLTGGCGGMGGAQPLAVTLNGGACLIVDVSAERLQRRVGKRYLDEVAPDLDSALARVLEAKASKRPVSVGVVGNAAELFPAILARHRAGEFTVDIVTDQTSAHDPLSYLPTEFSVEQWASEAEADQEGFTKKAQNSMARHVQAMVEFQDAGAEVFDYGNSIRDEARKGGYSRAFDFPGFVPAYIRPLFCEGMGPFRWVALSGDPEDILVTDEALKELFPDNAHLHRWINAAQEHVEFEGLPARIAWLGYGDRAKAGVLFNQLVADGRVSAPIVIGRDHLDSGSVASPYRETESMKDGSDAIADWPLLNAMLNTASGATWVSIHHGGGVGIGRSIHAGQVSVADGTPLAAEKLARLLTNDPGMGVIRHADAGYERAIEVAAERGVRIPMQEQ
- a CDS encoding LCP family protein, which gives rise to MSEGDGAPGSARRRRNIGRGVLWSVLAVFVIAAVVSGLFVANLAHNFDANVQRLPTTFPNDVSRPVKPTQGPASNAENILLLGSDSRSDDVDLAEQGLPSNQRSDTMMWVHIPADRKNIYMISIMRDTWVTIPGHGEAKINAAMAYGGVPLVVQTVEGMFNSRIDHVAVVDFEGFKAVTDVLGGVTVNVPIPFTSTHGNYTFPAGPQKMTGDQALGFVRERYAFVDGDYQRVKDQQIFLKAVLNTILTPSTLGNPITVTNLVKDVSPYVKVDQDLTAPTLAALALSLRGVRGSDVKSFTLPTLGTGTSADGQSIVLRDDAAISAIAAALANDSMGSYMAGAGLH
- a CDS encoding DUF3515 family protein; translation: MRLKSLSGRIAAPLAVCALVLLTGCAPSVEVSAAEDSNNPACAPMMVALPDSLADAPKRTTSSQATAAWGDPSLLILRCGVPVPGPTTDSCVSVNGVDWVMKEGDPAWTLTTYGRNPATEIIFDPKKIASSSVLPELANAAAKIPATRACVGTEDLELPAGK
- a CDS encoding methyltransferase; protein product: MATDSGAAPTISWIHDGEERSARWRSINGSPAPKNVVLVDDSLTADDAYRLAAQGKAMLWHGDYHNARQLLSAMARRTPAGKKRDGEDVADAFYRYRQARSQRARILGLLLVPLEPGPGVALRRAPDISQAWLGAAGEVHGPEVTPLQDVLGAIGAYEWRRNGLFVDVLDAKIHPHYGTFAPIRSEYLELVAQAPLPSTDLAFDIGTGTGVLAAILAKRGVQKVIATDSEPRAIACAQENIASLGLAGQIEPALTDMFPDGRAPIVVCNPPWLPGTPHTLLDNAVYDPKSRMLKAFLAGLPGHLEPGGEGWLIISDLAEHLGLRSREELLDWIEAAGLVVLDKRDTPARHPRSMDRSDPFFDARSREVTSLWTLGLKS
- a CDS encoding D-alanine--D-alanine ligase family protein, which translates into the protein MTTDSPAPTPRIRVAILFGGRSSEHAVSCVTAAGVLGAIDRGKYDVVAIGIAKNGQWVLAGDEVSGWSLAGGALPEVKAGGQSVSLAHLGGGHQLVVQEAAQVPQELGVVDVVFPLLHGPWGEDGTIQGMLELSDTRYVGAGVLASAIGMDKHFMKVVFEAAGLAVGPFIAVTDREWTVNPGRVRDRVSALGFPVFVKPARAGSSMGISKVDSVDGLDAAIAAAREHDLKLVIEAGIVGREIEIAVLEGRGSAAPRVSLPGEVTMMDGTHHAFYDFEAKYVHGDAVTLSCPADMPEVDLARIREQAALAFDAVGAEGLSRVDFFYTAAGDLIINEINTMPGFTPSSMYPQMWAASGLSYRDLIDELVQLALTRKVGLR